In Scheffersomyces stipitis CBS 6054 chromosome 8, complete sequence, one DNA window encodes the following:
- the QDR22 gene encoding multidrug resistance transporter yields MVLILILSLVGFWSTASSPIYFPALPTLTAYFHTTPSVMNLSVVAYLVFQGIAPTVSSNLADNFGRRPVILACILIFIAACIAISRTNVYWLLAVLRCVQAAGIGPVIAISSGVAGDVCTSADRGGFVGIVAGIQLLGNGMGGMVGAALINQFNSWRAIFIFLAIGAGATLIFSFFFLPETSRRIVGNGSIVPKHFISKSALIYLPHFKKRINNDTTTLEPPTSFDFLSPFKIFFKKTVFLTLLPGGLHFAAWTVTLTCISTYLEQEPYNYTVLQVGFVYLPQGLSCLVASILIGRTLNWYYRYSLKKYNDKYQDALLKPRFNIFRARMTVCIVPAVLMIIGLVIFGWCLHYHQHIASIIVSSILIAMSSSSFIAAMTTMLVDMHPNNGSASTSCLNLMRCLQAALFSGVLENMIASMGLGGTFTLLAGLCIVLDLCLVYVVISVSKNLRETSALTTPVESDNEVDEVPEQKSLQP; encoded by the coding sequence GTTGGTCGGCTTTTGGAGTACAGCATCTTCGCCCATATACTTTCCAGCCTTGCCTACTCTAACTGCGTATTTCCATACTACACCTTCAGTCATGAACTTGTCAGTTGTGGCTTACTTGGTTTTCCAAGGGATTGCACCCacagtttcttcaaacttggCCGATAACTTTGGGAGAAGACCGGTGATCTTGGCTTGCATCTTGATCTTCATCGCTGCCTGTATTGCCATTTCTAGAACAAATGTCTATTGGCTCTTGGCAGTGTTGAGATGTGTACAAGCAGCAGGCATAGGTCCAGTTATTGCCATCAGCTCAGGAGTAGCTGGTGATGTGTGTACTAGTGCCGATAGAGGAGGATTCGTCGGTATCGTAGCTGGAATACAATTGCTTGGAAATGGTATGGGTGGAATGGTAGGAGCAGCTCTTATAAACCAATTCAACAGTTGGAGAGCCATCTTTATTTTCTTAGCTATTGGAGCAGGAGCTACTCtaatcttttcatttttctttcttccagaaacgtcaagaagaatagtAGGAAACGGTTCTATTGTTCCCAAACACTTTATCTCGAAGTCAGCGCTCATCTACTTACCccatttcaagaaaagaataaataatGATACGACTACTCTTGAACCTCCTACGTCTTTCGACTTCCTTAGTCccttcaagatctttttcaaaaagacGGTTTTTCTTACTTTACTTCCTGGAGGATTACACTTCGCAGCATGGACAGTAACTTTGACTTGCATTTCTACTTACTTAGAACAGGAACCTTACAATTACACCGTCTTGCAAGTTGGTTTTGTATACCTACCACAAGGTTTATCCTGTCTTGTGGCTTCTATTTTAATTGGACGAACATTGAACTGGTACTATCGCTAcagtttgaagaaatacaaCGACAAGTACCAGGATGCATTATTGAAGCCTCGATTCAACATTTTCCGTGCCAGAATGACCGTGTGTATTGTTCCGGCCGTTCTCATGATTATAGGGCTTGTAATCTTTGGTTGGTGTCTACATTATCATCAGCATATTGCCTCTATAATTGTATCCTCCATTCTTATTGCAATGTCGTCGTCGTCCTTTATTGCTGCGATGACAACAATGCTTGTCGACATGCATCCCAACAATGGCAGTGCctcaacaagttgtttgaATCTCATGCGTTGCTTGCAAGCAGCATTATTTTCAGGTGTTCTCGAAAACATGATAGCTTCCATGGGATTGGGAGGCACTTTCACTCTTTTGGCTGGCCTTTGCATTGTGCTTGACCTTTGTTTGGTCTACGTTGTCATTTCTGTCTCCAAGAACCTCAGAGAAACTTCTGCGCTCACTACACCAGTTGAATCTGACAACGAAGTGGACGaggtaccggagcagaagtCACTTCAGCCATAG
- the YDJ1 gene encoding yeast dnaJ homolog (nuclear envelope protein) heat shock protein (yeast dnaJ homolog (nuclear envelope protein) heat shock protein similar to Mitochondrial protein import protein (MAS5)~go_process protein folding), with translation MVKETKFYDVLGVSPSASDSEMKKAYRKAALKYHPDKNPSPEAAEKFKEISHAYEILSDDQKREIYDSYGEEGLSGQGGPGGMGAEDIFSQFFGGGFGGMGGGPQRPSRGKDIKHSISCTLEELYKGRTAKLALNKTILCKTCNGLGGKEGKIKKCSGCNGSGMKFVTRQMGPMIQRFQTVCDQCQGTGDICDPKDRCTACKGKKTQAERKILQVHIDPGMKDGQRVVFSGEGDQEPGITPGDVVFVVDEKQHDKYTRKGNDLYYEAEVDLLTALAGGEIAFKHVSGDYIKIDIIPGDVISPGLVKVVENQGMPVYRQGGRGNLFIKFNIKFPAKNFTSEENLKTLESVLPARTKVSIPKGAEVDDVEIVDVDPYKHSNNRRDTYDSDEEEGGQGGAGVQCASQ, from the coding sequence ATGGTTAAGGAAACAAAGTTCTACGACGTCTTGGGCGTGTCGCCCCTGGCCTCCGACTCcgagatgaagaaggcCTACAGAAAGGCTGCTCTTAAATACCATCCTGATAAGAACCCTTCGCCTGAAGcagctgaaaaattcaaggAAATTTCGCACGCTTACGAGATTCTCTCTGACGACCAGAAAAGAGAGATCTACGATTCGTATGGTGAAGAAGGATTGCTGGGACAAGGTGGTCCTGGTGGAATGGGAGCTGAAGACATCTTTTCTCAGTTCTTTGGTGGTGGATTCGGTGGAATGGGAGGTGGTCCTCAACGTCCTTCCAGAGGTAAGGATATCAAGCACCTGATCTCGTGCACATTGGAAGAGCTCTACAAGGGAAGAACCGCCAAGTTGGCATTGAACAAGACCATTTTGTGTAAGACCTGTAACGGTCTCGGTGGTAAAGAGGGTAAGATCAAGAAATGTAGTGGCTGTAACGGATCTGGTATGAAGTTTGTCACCAGACAGATGGGTCCAATGATTCAGAGATTCCAGACTGTCTGTGACCAGTGTCAAGGTACTGGTGATATTTGCGATCCTAAGGACCGTTGTACCGCTTGTAAGGGTAAGAAGACTCAAGCCGAACGTAAGATCTTGCAAGTCCACATTGATCCAGGTATGAAGGATGGCCAAAGAGTCGTCTTCTCTGGAGAAGGTGACCAAGAACCAGGTATTACACCTGGTGATGTTGTTTTTGTTGTAGACGAAAAGCAGCACGACAAGTACACCAGAAAGGGTAATGACTTATACTACGAAGCCGAGGTCGACTTGTTGACTGCTCTTGCTGGTGGTGAAATCGCCTTCAAGCACGTCTCGGGCGATTACATCAAAATCGATATCATCCCAGGTGATGTTATTTCTCCAGGCTTAGTCAAGGTTGTCGAAAACCAAGGTATGCCAGTGTATAGACAAGGAGGCAGAGGcaacttgttcatcaagttcaacatcaagttcCCAGCCAAGAACTTCACATCCGaggaaaacttgaagaccTTGGAATCCGTATTGCCAGCCAGAACCAAGGTATCTATTCCAAAGGGAGCCGAAGTAGACGATGTGGAAATCGTCGATGTCGATCCTTACAAGcacagcaacaacagaCGTGATACCTACGACTcggacgaagaagaaggaggCCAGGGCGGTGCCGGTGTGCAATGTGCTTCTCAATAA